A region from the Antennarius striatus isolate MH-2024 chromosome 22, ASM4005453v1, whole genome shotgun sequence genome encodes:
- the cped1 gene encoding cadherin-like and PC-esterase domain-containing protein 1 isoform X3: MSLSHLHHHQRVNLMPELREAFSDAGGGLCNFYTRPQLTESELPIRPHSCGLTNEKLQVGTDSPPPARAPPPALVAMVNLYVLVTSVKPLTSFLHDVSVVKTSQEPRGRVTKLRKLLLQQLGPVTSHEALQQVKKVIGDVLTVAVSTNQKQEALSRCVLCYQLLTFTLLLGGSVTPVVVQVDPDLTLWSLSDPFDRQITRDLILEDTLYFLLPSTPLWSGRRGRQDGGCRATGGVCLSDDDFLILLQFQRLMKTSSPFLPLHPGVSSSSSSSSGPRGISDLLVGIARFYERRRSGVTTNETERAPAGAGGGPCVDPHLRQIYTAPPLTLTPPFSPWVKQYHAEVTFDTVTVRIRPEPASPACRVHLDEQGGPRMANYPVGLGNSRISILVTDGAGLEPVVMATYTIQVFRESRPSLPMFGDHMMCGFVQDCGLQVQPDTPCGLQPSRVQTPPQTSPQACSSGHAPGQWVVPCLSCSDNRTCDWRAVAWQPEGCSHPVVGRLQLQDCLRDRKVLFIGDSTNRGMMYFLLERVNASLEAWGRAHDTRVYQGLNGGRTLVGFSYYPQFWLDRKSRPTFREALLQLLHRSRPLANSNQTVLVVGGVQWLNTDHLRTVSEVLSSESLGDILVVVKSLGMGFHLPVDGVRSLSLTEVQDLYRENHQIVSAAKHHGYEVIDTFSITMGRHKEFLQGRCACHFHEVEKVGSAGLSHGTRSTTNRTAPPSAGPALHSQSSVLDTEQEAGPKSSSYHVRGPVNEVYSEILLSRLCPRTRG; this comes from the exons ATGTCCCTCTCTCACCTGCACCATCACCAGAGG gtgAACTTAATGCCTGAGTTGAGGGAGGCGTTCTCTGATGCAGGCGGGGGTCTCTGCAACTTCTACACCCGCCCACAGCTGACAG AATCTGAATTACCCATAAGGCCACACTCCTGTGGACTGACCAATGAGAAGCTGCAGGTTGGAACTGACAG TCCCCCACCTGCCAGAGCTCCGCCCCCGGcgctggttgccatggtgaatcTTTACGTTCTCGTGACGTCTGTGAAGCCCCTGACTTCCTTCTTACATGACGTCAGCGTGGTGAAGACCAGTCAAGAGCCAAGGGGGCGTGTCACAAAG CTCAGGaagctcctgctgcagcagctgggaCCAGTGACATCCCATGAGGCTTTGCAGCAGGTGAAGAAGGTCATAGGTGATGTGCTGACAGTAGCTgtgtcaaccaatcagaagcaaGAGGCCCTCAGCAG gtgtgtgttgtgttaccAGCTACTGACCTTCACTCTGCTCCTTGGCGGCTCCGTCACACCTGTGGTCGTCCAG GTGGACCCTGACCTCACCCTCTGGTCTCTGAGTGACCCGTTTGACAGACAGATCACCAGAGACCTGATCCTGGAGGACACGCTTTATTTCCTATTGCCGAGCACGCCCCTGTGGTCAGGGAGGCGGGGCAGACAG GATGGCGGCTGCAGAGCGACGGGCGGCGTCTGTCTGTCGGACGACGACTTCCTGATCCTGCTGCAGTTCCAGCGACTGATGAAGACGTCGTCACCCTTCCTCCCG CTGCATCCTGGCGTGTCGTCTtcgtcctcctcatcctccggTCCACGTGGCATCTCTGACCTCCTGGTGGGGATCGCACGTTTCTACGAGCGACGGAGGAGCGGCGTCAC GACCAATGAGACGGAGCGAGCACCGGCCGGcgcaggtggag GGCCCTGTGTGGACCCCCACCTCCGACAGATCTAcacagccccgcccctcacTCTGACCCCGCCCTTCAGCCCCTGGGTGAAGCAGTACCACGCTGAGGTGACCTTTGACACGGTGACGGTTCGGATCCGGCCAGAGCCCGCCTCCCCCGCCTGCCGGGTCCACCTGGATGAGCAGGGGGGCCCCAG GATGGCGAACTACCCAGTCGGCCTCGGCAACAGCAGGATCAGCATCCTGGTGACGGACGGCGCCGGGCTGGAGCCTGTCGTCATGGCGACCTACACCATCCAAGTGTTCCGCGAGAGCCGGCCCAGTTTGCCCATGTTTGGAGATCACATGATGTGTGGCTTCGTGCAG GACTGCGGTCTGCAGGTCCAGCCCGACACGCCCTGTGGGCTCCAGCCCTCCAGGGTCCAGACCCCCCCACAGACCTCCCCGCAGGCCTGCAGCTCAGGGCACGCCCCAG GTCAGTGGGTGGTTCCGTGTCTCAGCTGCTCAGACAACAGAACCTGTGATTGGAGGGCAGTTGCCTGGCAACCAGAGGGCTGTTCCCACCCGGTGGTGGGGCGTCTGCAGTTGCAGGACTGTCTGAGGGACAGGAag GTGCTGTTCATCGGCGACTCCACCAACCGGGGGATGATGTACTTCCTGCTCGAGCGGGTCAACGCCAGCCTGGAGGCTTGGGGGCGGGCCCACGACACCCGGGTCTACCAGGGCCTGAACGGGGGGCGGACCCTGGTGGGCTTCTCCTACTACCCCCAGTTCTGGCTGGACAGGAAGTCCAGGCCCACCTTCAGGGAGGCTTTGCTGCAGCTGCTCCACAG GTCGCGACCTCTGGCCAACTCCAACCAGACTGttctggtggtgggaggagtcCAGTGGCTCAACACGGACCACCTTAGGACGGTCAGCGAGGTGCTGAGCAG TGAGTCTCTGGGTGATATCCTGGTGGTGGTCAAGTCTCTAGGGATGGGGTTCCACCTGCCTGTGGACGGGGTCCGCTCCCTCAGCCTG ACTGAGGTTCAAGATCTTTACAGAGAGAATCATCAGATCGTCAGcgcagcaaagcatcatgggtaCGAGGTGATCGACACCTTCAGCATCACCATGGGCCGACACAAGGAGTTCCTGCAGGGGCGCTGCGCCTGTCACTTCCACGAG GTGGAGAAAGTCGGGTCGGCGGGACTCTCACACGGCACCAGGTCCACAACCAACAGGACCGCCCCCCCCAGCGCAGGACCGGCTCTCCACAGCCAATCCTCTGTGCTGGACACGGAGCAGGAGGCGGGACCAAAGTCCTCGTCCTATCACGTGAGAGGACCAGTGAACGAGGTGTACTCAGAGATCCTGCTGAGCCGCCTGTGCCCCAGAACCAGGGGCTAA